One genomic region from Myripristis murdjan chromosome 7, fMyrMur1.1, whole genome shotgun sequence encodes:
- the LOC115361638 gene encoding cell division control protein 42 homolog isoform X1 — protein MQTIKCVVVGDGAVGKTCLLISYTTNKFPSEYVPTVFDNYAVTVMIGGEPYTLGLFDTAGQEDYDRLRPLSYPQTDVFLVCFSVVSPSSFENVKEKWVPEITHHCPKTPFLLVGTQIDLRDDPSTVEKLAKNKQKPITPETAEKLARDLKAVKYVECSALTQRGLKNVFDEAILAALEPPETQRKRKCCLF, from the exons ATGCAGACTATCAAATGCGTTGTGGTCGGTGATGGAGCAGTGGGTAAAACATGCCTTCTGATTTCATACACCACCAACAAATTCCCCTCCGAGTATGTGCCAACA GTGTTTGACAACTATGCAGTAACTGTAATGATAGGTGGTGAACCATACACCTTAGGCTTGTTTGATACCGCTG GTCAGGAGGACTACGACAGGTTACGACCACTAAGCTACCCTCAGACAGATGTTTTCTTAGTCTGTTTCTCAGTTGTTTCACCCTCCTCTTTTGAGAATGTTAAAGAAAag TGGGTTCCAGAAATAACTCACCACTGTCCCAAGACCCCATTCCTTTTGGTAGGGACTCAGATTGACCTGCGAGACGACCCCTCCACAGTGGAGAAGCTAGCCAAGAATAAACAGAAGCCAATCACCCCGGAGACAGCAGAGAAGCTGGCCCGGGATCTTAAGGCGGTCAAATACGTTGAGTGTTCAGCCCTAACGCAG CGGGGACTGAAGAACGTATTTGATGAGGCTATCCTAGCCGCTTTAGAGCCCCCTGAAactcagagaaagagaaagtgctGTCTGTTCTGA
- the LOC115361638 gene encoding cell division control protein 42 homolog isoform X2, whose amino-acid sequence MQTIKCVVVGDGAVGKTCLLISYTTNKFPSEYVPTVFDNYAVTVMIGGEPYTLGLFDTAGQEDYDRLRPLSYPQTDVFLVCFSVVSPSSFENVKEKWVPEITHHCPKTPFLLVGTQIDLRDDPSTVEKLAKNKQKPITPETAEKLARDLKAVKYVECSALTQKGLKNVFDEAILAALEPPEPKKKRKCVLL is encoded by the exons ATGCAGACTATCAAATGCGTTGTGGTCGGTGATGGAGCAGTGGGTAAAACATGCCTTCTGATTTCATACACCACCAACAAATTCCCCTCCGAGTATGTGCCAACA GTGTTTGACAACTATGCAGTAACTGTAATGATAGGTGGTGAACCATACACCTTAGGCTTGTTTGATACCGCTG GTCAGGAGGACTACGACAGGTTACGACCACTAAGCTACCCTCAGACAGATGTTTTCTTAGTCTGTTTCTCAGTTGTTTCACCCTCCTCTTTTGAGAATGTTAAAGAAAag TGGGTTCCAGAAATAACTCACCACTGTCCCAAGACCCCATTCCTTTTGGTAGGGACTCAGATTGACCTGCGAGACGACCCCTCCACAGTGGAGAAGCTAGCCAAGAATAAACAGAAGCCAATCACCCCGGAGACAGCAGAGAAGCTGGCCCGGGATCTTAAGGCGGTCAAATACGTTGAGTGTTCAGCCCTAACGCAG AAAGGATTAAAGAATGTGTTTGATGAGGCAATACTTGCTGCCCTGGAGCCTCCTGAACCTAAGAAAAAGCGTAAATGTGTACTGCTCTAA